A region from the Salidesulfovibrio onnuriiensis genome encodes:
- the carA gene encoding glutamine-hydrolyzing carbamoyl-phosphate synthase small subunit yields MKAILALEDGTIFEGVSFTGEGEACGEVIFNTGMTGYQEILTDPSYTGQMVCMTYPLIGNYGVNHEDVESEKVQAAAMIVKECCKKPSNWRSVMSLPEYLTEAGVMGIEGIDTRALTRHLRINGAMRGFIACGDVSPEELVAKARAIPSMEGLNLADRVSSEKAYAWIDNKPQYFNSLKDVVWSGKGPKVVVYDFGVKWNILRWLAEQDFDIVAVPSRTKPEDVRALAPDAIFLSNGPGDPAAVETGVAAARDLTEDYPVAGICLGHQILGLAMGGTTYKLKFGHHGCNHPVMDLTTEKIEISSQNHGFCVDINGLNFLEATHINLNDRTLEGFAHKDKPILAIQYHPEAAPGPHDSKYFFSRFREMVRSECGK; encoded by the coding sequence ATGAAAGCTATTCTGGCCCTTGAAGACGGAACCATCTTTGAGGGCGTCTCATTCACCGGTGAGGGCGAGGCCTGCGGCGAAGTGATCTTCAACACCGGCATGACCGGTTACCAGGAGATCCTGACCGACCCCTCCTACACCGGGCAGATGGTCTGCATGACCTACCCGCTCATCGGCAACTACGGCGTGAACCACGAGGACGTCGAGTCCGAAAAGGTCCAGGCCGCCGCCATGATCGTCAAGGAATGTTGCAAGAAGCCCAGCAACTGGCGCTCGGTCATGTCCCTGCCCGAGTACCTGACCGAAGCGGGCGTCATGGGCATCGAGGGGATCGACACCCGCGCCCTGACCCGCCATCTGCGCATCAACGGCGCCATGCGCGGCTTCATCGCCTGCGGCGACGTCTCTCCCGAGGAACTGGTGGCCAAAGCCCGGGCCATCCCGTCCATGGAGGGCCTGAACCTGGCCGACCGCGTGTCCTCGGAAAAGGCCTATGCCTGGATCGACAACAAGCCCCAATATTTCAATTCCCTGAAAGACGTGGTCTGGTCCGGCAAAGGTCCCAAGGTCGTGGTTTACGACTTCGGCGTGAAATGGAACATCCTGCGCTGGCTGGCCGAACAGGACTTCGACATCGTGGCCGTGCCGTCCCGCACCAAGCCCGAGGACGTGCGCGCACTGGCCCCGGACGCCATCTTCCTTTCCAACGGCCCGGGCGACCCGGCCGCCGTGGAAACGGGCGTGGCCGCCGCAAGGGACCTGACCGAGGACTACCCGGTGGCGGGCATCTGCCTGGGCCACCAGATCCTGGGCCTGGCAATGGGCGGCACCACCTACAAGCTCAAGTTCGGGCACCACGGCTGCAACCACCCGGTCATGGACCTGACCACCGAGAAGATCGAGATATCCTCCCAGAACCACGGATTCTGCGTGGATATAAATGGCTTGAACTTCTTGGAAGCTACGCATATTAACTTAAATGATAGGACTCTCGAGGGATTTGCGCACAAGGATAAACCCATTCTGGCCATCCAGTACCATCCCGAGGCAGCTCCGGGTCCGCACGACAGCAAGTACTTCTTCAGCCGCTTCCGGGAAATGGTCCGGAGCGAGTGCGGAAAGTAG
- the kdsB gene encoding 3-deoxy-manno-octulosonate cytidylyltransferase codes for MITIPDCHGIIPARYESSRFPGKPLAEILGKPMFWHVYNRARQCPFMKSVTLATDDDRIYKAALDMGVPVVMTSTTHASGTDRVLEAARIIGVDPEEVVVNIQGDEPALDPAMLEELLEPFTRCQAMVTTLVSQISPEEAQSPDRVKAVVTHDGRALYFSRAMVPFDRENAMHSYHLHVGLYAFRMEALIRFGELDPSPLEQREKLEQLRFLEDGHTIYVTETRHTCHGVDRPEDLEKVISILEQEQ; via the coding sequence ATGATCACCATTCCCGACTGCCACGGCATCATCCCCGCGAGGTACGAATCCTCGCGTTTTCCGGGCAAGCCTCTGGCCGAAATCCTGGGCAAGCCCATGTTCTGGCACGTGTACAACCGCGCCAGGCAATGCCCGTTCATGAAAAGCGTTACCCTGGCCACCGACGACGACCGCATCTACAAGGCCGCCCTGGACATGGGCGTCCCCGTGGTCATGACCTCCACCACCCACGCCAGCGGCACGGACCGCGTGTTGGAAGCCGCGCGCATCATCGGCGTGGACCCCGAGGAGGTGGTGGTCAACATCCAGGGCGACGAACCGGCCCTGGACCCGGCCATGCTCGAAGAGCTGCTGGAGCCCTTCACCCGCTGCCAGGCCATGGTCACCACTCTGGTGAGCCAGATCAGCCCGGAAGAGGCCCAGTCCCCGGACCGGGTCAAGGCAGTGGTCACCCACGACGGCCGTGCCCTCTATTTCTCCAGGGCCATGGTCCCGTTCGACCGGGAAAACGCCATGCATTCCTATCACCTGCATGTGGGGCTCTACGCCTTCCGCATGGAGGCGCTCATCCGCTTCGGCGAGCTGGACCCCAGCCCGCTGGAACAGCGCGAGAAACTTGAACAGTTGAGGTTCCTCGAAGACGGCCACACCATCTACGTGACCGAGACCAGACACACCTGCCACGGTGTGGACCGCCCCGAGGATTTGGAAAAAGTCATCAGCATTTTGGAGCAGGAGCAATGA
- a CDS encoding D-alanine--D-alanine ligase family protein — MNVLLIAGGWSSEREVSLNGAAIIRAALERLGHSVRMFDPAPEFDSLIAEAKKADFAFINMHGSPGEDGLVQAMLECAGCPYQGPGPAPSFLALNKAASKQVFRERGIPTPDWRLLTSRPESGFDLGLDLPVFAKPNTGGSSVHMGICRDQASLERQLNIIFDGCDLALVESLVPGTELTCGMLGGKALPLIMIRPKGSAEFFDYENKYAADGAEEICPAPVDDAVRDLIHKYTLEANEALGLTGYSRADFMLDENGTPWLLEVNTLPGMTATSLLPQAAAESGLPFDELIAELIRLGMEQRG; from the coding sequence ATGAATGTTCTTTTGATAGCGGGCGGATGGAGTAGCGAACGTGAAGTCTCCCTGAACGGTGCGGCCATCATCCGCGCCGCCCTGGAACGTCTCGGCCACTCTGTCCGCATGTTCGACCCTGCCCCGGAATTCGATTCCCTGATCGCCGAAGCCAAGAAGGCGGACTTCGCCTTCATCAACATGCACGGCTCCCCCGGCGAGGACGGCCTGGTGCAGGCCATGCTGGAATGCGCGGGCTGCCCCTACCAGGGCCCGGGCCCGGCCCCGTCCTTCCTGGCCCTGAACAAGGCGGCCAGCAAGCAGGTCTTCCGCGAGCGCGGCATCCCCACGCCCGACTGGAGGCTGCTGACCAGCCGTCCCGAGTCCGGCTTCGACCTGGGCCTGGACCTGCCGGTCTTCGCCAAGCCCAATACGGGCGGTTCCAGCGTACACATGGGCATCTGCCGGGACCAAGCCTCCCTGGAGCGGCAGCTGAACATCATCTTCGACGGCTGCGACCTGGCCCTGGTGGAGAGTCTGGTGCCGGGCACGGAGCTCACCTGCGGCATGCTGGGCGGCAAGGCCCTGCCCCTGATCATGATCCGCCCCAAGGGCAGCGCGGAATTCTTCGACTACGAGAACAAGTACGCGGCCGACGGCGCCGAGGAGATCTGTCCGGCGCCGGTGGACGACGCCGTGCGCGACCTGATCCACAAGTACACGCTCGAGGCCAACGAGGCCCTGGGCCTCACCGGCTACAGCCGGGCCGACTTCATGCTGGACGAAAACGGCACGCCCTGGCTGCTGGAGGTCAACACCCTGCCGGGCATGACCGCCACCAGCCTGCTGCCCCAGGCCGCGGCCGAATCCGGCCTGCCCTTTGACGAGCTCATCGCCGAGCTCATCCGTCTGGGCATGGAGCAACGCGGCTAG
- a CDS encoding HDIG domain-containing metalloprotein, with amino-acid sequence MTQPTLDHETVRKPFLPKVPAPPGARIDPAWHIPGDEECFSLWDKFEMFENVRRHSMTVAEVATCVAQRGLEHGYDVNVRLIRASALLHDLAKTYSIKFGGNHSQLGGAWVQDLTGNPVLASGVTHHVYWPFDIDLNKYFHQLAVLYADKRVQHDIVVGVEPRFDDLIKRYGTTDLIASRIRITKTQAIEVERTFDEALGITLNECSFDSGRME; translated from the coding sequence ATGACCCAGCCCACGCTTGACCACGAGACCGTCAGGAAACCCTTCCTGCCCAAGGTTCCGGCGCCGCCCGGCGCCCGCATCGACCCGGCCTGGCATATCCCCGGCGACGAGGAATGCTTTTCCCTCTGGGACAAGTTCGAGATGTTCGAGAACGTGCGCCGGCACAGCATGACCGTGGCCGAGGTGGCCACCTGCGTCGCCCAGCGCGGCCTGGAGCACGGGTACGACGTCAACGTGAGGCTGATTCGCGCCTCGGCCCTGCTCCACGATCTGGCCAAGACCTATTCCATCAAGTTCGGCGGCAACCACAGCCAGCTGGGCGGGGCCTGGGTCCAGGACCTGACCGGTAACCCGGTGCTGGCCTCCGGCGTCACCCATCACGTCTACTGGCCCTTCGACATCGACCTGAACAAGTACTTTCACCAGTTGGCGGTGCTCTACGCGGACAAGCGCGTGCAGCACGACATAGTGGTGGGCGTGGAGCCGAGGTTCGACGACCTCATCAAGCGCTACGGCACCACCGACCTCATCGCCAGCCGGATCCGGATAACCAAAACACAGGCCATCGAGGTGGAACGCACCTTCGACGAGGCCCTCGGGATCACACTCAATGAATGTTCTTTTGATAGCGGGCGGATGGAGTAG
- a CDS encoding 3-deoxy-D-manno-octulosonic acid transferase, protein MGAFLNTAFKVYDLAWRAAAPLLENNKRLRQGLEQRTLEGGLPARADLWIQGASGGECYLTWEVLRHLENPFPDRPCNVLATTNTKQGMEILERAAEDINSSRRGITLQAHYFPFDAPRIMRKALAHVAPRAALILETEIWPGFLRACKEQGTRIVLANGRMNPRSLAGYLAAKGLFRELAPDLVLALSERDALRFGTLFGHDRVQTMPNIKFDRMNSSSALARKDNPLKDMLAPGTDFVVLGSVRREEEREVQQLVADLHRTSPKTVIGLFPRHMERIERWKELLDLAGLPWVLRSEQNDAVKPGTTVLWDAFGEMIPAYALASTAFVGGSLAPLGGQNFLEPLTCGVVPVVGPSWHNFSWVGGEIFDSGLALMGNGREEVLALLLGQLAEPPARKAVLSKVRAYIKQRRGGAKTVCKHIAHLLIND, encoded by the coding sequence ATGGGCGCTTTCCTGAACACGGCCTTCAAGGTCTATGATCTTGCCTGGCGCGCTGCGGCTCCCCTGCTGGAGAACAACAAGCGCCTCAGGCAGGGGCTGGAGCAGCGCACCCTGGAAGGCGGCCTACCCGCCCGGGCGGACCTCTGGATACAGGGCGCCAGCGGCGGGGAATGCTACCTGACCTGGGAGGTGCTCCGACACCTGGAAAACCCGTTCCCGGACCGCCCCTGCAACGTGCTGGCCACCACCAACACCAAGCAGGGCATGGAAATCCTGGAGCGGGCCGCCGAGGACATCAACTCGTCCAGGCGCGGCATCACCCTGCAGGCGCACTATTTCCCGTTCGACGCCCCCCGGATCATGCGCAAGGCCCTGGCCCACGTGGCCCCCAGGGCGGCGCTCATCCTGGAAACCGAGATCTGGCCGGGCTTTTTACGCGCCTGCAAGGAACAGGGAACCAGGATCGTGCTGGCCAACGGCCGCATGAATCCCCGCAGCCTGGCCGGATACCTGGCCGCCAAGGGGTTGTTCCGCGAACTGGCCCCGGACCTGGTGCTGGCCCTTTCCGAAAGGGACGCCCTGCGCTTCGGTACCCTGTTCGGCCATGACCGCGTCCAAACCATGCCCAACATCAAGTTCGACCGCATGAACTCCTCGTCGGCCTTGGCCCGCAAGGACAATCCCCTGAAGGACATGCTTGCGCCCGGAACCGACTTCGTGGTCCTGGGCTCGGTGCGCAGGGAGGAGGAGCGCGAGGTCCAGCAACTGGTCGCGGACCTGCACCGCACATCCCCCAAGACGGTCATAGGCCTGTTCCCCCGGCACATGGAACGCATCGAGCGCTGGAAGGAGCTGCTGGACCTGGCGGGCCTGCCCTGGGTCCTGCGCAGCGAGCAGAACGACGCGGTAAAGCCGGGCACCACCGTGCTCTGGGACGCCTTCGGGGAAATGATTCCGGCCTATGCCCTTGCCAGCACCGCCTTCGTGGGCGGCAGCCTTGCCCCCCTGGGCGGCCAGAACTTCCTGGAGCCGCTCACCTGCGGCGTTGTTCCGGTGGTGGGTCCGAGCTGGCACAACTTTTCCTGGGTGGGCGGGGAGATCTTCGATTCCGGCCTGGCCCTCATGGGCAACGGACGCGAGGAAGTGCTCGCCCTGCTCCTGGGCCAGCTGGCGGAGCCCCCGGCGCGCAAGGCCGTCCTCTCCAAGGTCCGCGCCTATATCAAGCAGCGGCGGGGCGGCGCGAAAACCGTCTGCAAACATATTGCCCATTTGCTCATAAACGATTAA